The following proteins come from a genomic window of Kocuria palustris:
- a CDS encoding TetR/AcrR family transcriptional regulator: MDPAQQQPVNETSAAGGRSRPVAPSSKPSVDPVRAAEPAEDDLRTQSVRWAVELFEREGFEATSVADIAAAAGISRATFFRQVGGKEDAVFADHPPLLERIEAWMLQRLAEDGADPHAVVCEASLQVLSHLARDLPAARRRYGVVRSVAALREREIVTERRYERLFVQTLRAHLPQADSLGTVVFAAAVTAAHNHALRSLLRDEHAQQPQAVDAAVESLRAALKDLRARLATGSAGLGGETGEDGDGHGGPGAHGGPGVLDGGSRADSSAADAVTVVVATAPSSSDSGVDVDAVVEKVRRALS; this comes from the coding sequence ATGGACCCCGCGCAGCAGCAGCCCGTGAACGAGACCTCTGCGGCAGGAGGGCGCTCGCGCCCAGTCGCCCCGTCGTCGAAGCCCTCAGTCGATCCCGTACGCGCTGCGGAACCCGCCGAGGACGACCTGCGCACCCAGTCGGTGCGCTGGGCCGTCGAGCTGTTCGAGCGCGAAGGGTTCGAAGCCACGAGCGTGGCGGACATCGCCGCCGCGGCGGGCATCTCCCGAGCCACCTTCTTCCGTCAGGTGGGTGGCAAGGAGGACGCGGTCTTCGCCGATCACCCCCCGCTGCTCGAGCGCATCGAGGCTTGGATGCTCCAGCGGCTCGCGGAGGACGGCGCCGATCCGCACGCGGTCGTGTGCGAGGCCTCCCTGCAGGTCCTGTCCCACCTGGCTCGAGACCTTCCGGCGGCCCGGCGACGCTACGGCGTGGTCCGCTCCGTGGCGGCTCTGCGCGAGCGCGAGATCGTCACCGAGCGGCGCTACGAGCGGCTGTTCGTCCAGACCCTGCGCGCCCACCTGCCGCAGGCGGATTCCCTGGGCACCGTGGTCTTCGCCGCCGCCGTGACCGCGGCGCACAATCACGCGCTGCGCTCTCTGCTGCGCGATGAGCATGCCCAGCAGCCGCAAGCCGTCGACGCGGCCGTCGAGTCGCTGCGCGCAGCCCTCAAGGATCTGCGCGCCCGGCTGGCGACCGGCTCGGCGGGGCTCGGCGGCGAAACCGGCGAAGACGGCGATGGCCACGGCGGTCCGGGCGCGCACGGCGGTCCAGGCGTGCTCGATGGAGGCAGTCGGGCGGACAGCTCTGCGGCGGATGCGGTGACGGTCGTGGTGGCCACGGCGCCGTCGTCGTCGGACTCCGGGGTCGATGTCGACGCTGTCGTCGAGAAGGTGCGCAGAGCTCTGAGCTGA
- a CDS encoding acyl-CoA dehydrogenase family protein, whose product MTETPLPGTTEPEYSVTHALDIDYYSLFTQIPEADRELLERAREVGTGLQERMAAAWDAHEYPLEAVAALGAADLFVDGLEHPLLSEMSPLGAGLVNMELSRIDGSLGTIVAVQGGLALRSLILHGSPEQQQRWAKPLASGEVFGAFALTEPDHGSDSAQLETVAERTAEGWTLRGAKKWIGNGAAGGISFVWARVVDDSVPEGVPGATGSVRCFLIPQETLGYRAEVIKGKGALRAIDQALIRLEDVKVPADAVLPGSTSFRDASRVLYATRSGVAWSALGHATGCFESALSYAKQRRQFGKPLAEHQLVQERLTRMLSMLTSMQLYCSQLAASEAGGHLRPTQASLAKYHNTRTARAIAAEARDLMGGNGILIDNGVMRHLADIEAIHTYEGTESVQALLIGRDLTGFSAFA is encoded by the coding sequence ATGACTGAGACCCCGCTTCCCGGCACCACCGAGCCCGAGTACTCGGTGACCCACGCCCTGGACATCGACTACTACAGCCTCTTCACGCAGATCCCGGAGGCCGACCGCGAGCTCTTGGAACGGGCTCGGGAGGTGGGCACCGGGCTGCAGGAGCGCATGGCCGCGGCGTGGGACGCCCACGAGTACCCGCTCGAGGCTGTTGCCGCGCTGGGGGCCGCCGACCTGTTCGTCGACGGGCTCGAGCACCCCCTGCTGAGCGAGATGTCCCCGCTGGGGGCCGGGCTCGTGAACATGGAGCTCTCCCGCATCGACGGCTCGCTCGGCACCATCGTGGCGGTGCAGGGCGGTCTGGCCCTGCGCAGCCTGATCCTGCACGGCAGCCCCGAGCAGCAGCAGCGCTGGGCGAAGCCGCTGGCTTCAGGCGAGGTCTTCGGCGCCTTCGCGCTCACCGAACCGGATCACGGCTCGGACTCCGCGCAGCTGGAGACCGTCGCCGAGCGCACGGCCGAGGGATGGACGCTGCGCGGGGCCAAGAAGTGGATCGGCAACGGGGCCGCCGGCGGGATCAGCTTCGTGTGGGCGCGCGTAGTCGACGATTCCGTGCCCGAGGGCGTGCCCGGGGCCACCGGCTCGGTGCGCTGCTTCCTGATCCCGCAGGAGACGCTCGGCTACCGCGCCGAGGTCATCAAGGGCAAGGGCGCTCTGCGCGCGATCGACCAGGCGCTGATCCGCCTGGAGGATGTGAAGGTCCCCGCAGATGCCGTGCTGCCCGGCTCCACGAGCTTCCGCGACGCCTCGCGCGTGCTCTACGCGACCCGCTCCGGGGTGGCCTGGTCCGCGCTGGGCCACGCGACCGGCTGCTTCGAGTCCGCGCTGTCCTACGCCAAGCAGCGACGCCAGTTCGGCAAGCCCCTGGCTGAGCACCAGCTCGTGCAGGAGCGGCTGACCCGCATGCTGTCCATGCTCACGTCCATGCAGCTGTACTGCTCCCAGCTCGCCGCCTCCGAGGCCGGAGGGCATCTGCGGCCCACTCAGGCCTCGCTGGCGAAATACCACAACACCCGCACGGCCCGCGCGATCGCCGCCGAGGCCCGCGACCTCATGGGCGGCAACGGCATCCTGATCGACAACGGGGTCATGCGCCACCTGGCGGACATCGAGGCGATCCACACCTACGAGGGCACCGAGTCGGTGCAGGCGCTGCTGATCGGCCGAGACCTGACGGGCTTCAGCGCGTTCGCCTGA
- a CDS encoding alanine racemase, whose translation MTEAHADFPAQHLPDLPLSTPAVVVDRRILDANIARVADSAVRRGLMLRPHAKTHKIPEIARRQIDAGAVGLTVATIGEAEVFAGAGIEDLFIAYPLWVDMRKAVRLKLLAEKTRLRIGTDSVEAVEQIARELGDAPLSVSLELDSGHHRSGVLPDDALPIAQRARELGVRLDGLFTFPGHSYAPGEQSSAATQESAILAGTARELREAGHEIVHVSGGSSPTAEVEEPTAAQEIRPGVYVFGDAQQLELGRIGIQDVSLSVTATVISRHDHEEAEDDGPSLRRIVLDAGSKVLGSDRPAWATGYGRLPNHPRARITALSEHHATVVFPSEDALPAMGEQLRVIPNHVCLTLNLIGSVTVIDGGAVLGSWKVAARGLNS comes from the coding sequence ATGACCGAAGCTCATGCTGACTTCCCCGCCCAGCACCTGCCGGATCTTCCTCTGTCCACGCCTGCGGTGGTGGTGGATCGTCGGATCCTGGATGCCAATATCGCTCGGGTGGCCGACTCGGCGGTTCGACGCGGCCTGATGCTGCGCCCGCATGCCAAGACGCACAAGATCCCGGAGATCGCCCGCCGGCAGATCGACGCCGGTGCGGTGGGCCTGACCGTGGCCACGATCGGCGAGGCGGAGGTCTTCGCCGGTGCCGGCATCGAGGACCTGTTCATCGCCTATCCCCTGTGGGTCGACATGCGCAAGGCCGTGCGGCTGAAGCTGCTGGCGGAGAAGACGCGGCTGCGCATCGGCACGGATTCGGTTGAGGCCGTCGAGCAGATCGCCCGCGAGCTGGGCGATGCGCCGCTCTCGGTGTCCCTGGAGCTGGACAGCGGCCACCACCGCAGCGGCGTGCTGCCCGACGACGCCCTGCCGATCGCGCAGCGCGCCCGGGAGCTGGGCGTGCGACTGGACGGCCTCTTCACCTTCCCGGGGCACAGCTACGCACCGGGCGAGCAGTCCTCGGCGGCAACCCAGGAGAGCGCGATCCTTGCAGGCACTGCCCGAGAGCTGCGCGAGGCCGGCCACGAGATCGTGCACGTCAGCGGCGGCTCGAGCCCCACCGCCGAGGTGGAGGAGCCCACGGCGGCGCAGGAGATCCGCCCGGGCGTCTACGTCTTCGGCGACGCCCAGCAGCTCGAGCTCGGGCGCATCGGCATCCAGGACGTGTCCCTGTCGGTCACGGCCACCGTCATCTCCCGCCACGACCACGAGGAAGCGGAGGACGACGGACCGTCGCTGCGCCGGATCGTGCTGGACGCGGGCTCGAAGGTCCTCGGCAGCGACCGCCCGGCGTGGGCCACCGGGTACGGGCGCCTGCCGAACCACCCGCGGGCGCGGATCACGGCGCTGTCCGAGCACCACGCGACCGTCGTCTTCCCGTCCGAGGACGCGCTGCCGGCCATGGGAGAGCAGCTGCGCGTGATCCCCAACCACGTGTGCCTGACCCTGAACCTCATCGGCTCCGTCACGGTGATCGACGGCGGGGCCGTGCTGGGCTCGTGGAAGGTCGCCGCCCGCGGGCTCAACAGCTGA
- a CDS encoding AI-2E family transporter: MSPAEPHGTRKTDRSTLGEPGTASSVRSNSSAGSPESTGPTATDHPADEPAGLADLLDEQPVQESPETGVPAEDRTTLTPVEAFEAARDGSPDDGQPQGQEEVTGPTLDTAASMRGGEAGSRRLVLMLVGVAAALLALEGISRYASFIAPVFFALNMVIIVHPLHAWLVRRLRWPVWLAAITALAVVLIALLAFFYSMGWAIFALLTALPGYSGEFAALGDDLMQWLAQFGVTTETMAANIEANVPDIVGFSTEWLLDVASNVSGVATMLAIVITAIFFLTLDSMTIRRRMGVILLQKPLVGRALLSFAAGVRRYWIVTTVFGLIVALMDLGYLWALGIPLAGVWAVLAFVTNYIPNIGFVIGMIPPTMMGLLEGGWLDALAVILGFSVINLVMQSFIQPKFTGDAVGVTPMVSFVSVLLWSLVLGPLGALLALPATLLVKALLVDPNPDVRFVNALIASSPEDGLSSAAAEQARASRGALARWISGTTRRRRRPAPVAGRSTAEASDSTQASEAPAALADERS; the protein is encoded by the coding sequence ATGTCCCCGGCTGAGCCGCACGGAACCCGCAAGACCGACCGCTCGACGCTCGGTGAGCCCGGAACAGCGTCGTCTGTGCGGTCGAACTCGAGTGCCGGATCACCTGAATCCACAGGACCCACGGCCACGGATCATCCGGCCGATGAGCCCGCCGGTCTCGCGGATCTGCTGGACGAGCAGCCGGTCCAGGAATCCCCGGAGACGGGGGTGCCTGCCGAGGACCGCACCACCCTGACCCCGGTCGAGGCCTTCGAGGCCGCACGCGACGGATCCCCTGATGACGGACAGCCACAGGGACAGGAAGAGGTGACCGGGCCGACCCTCGACACAGCCGCTTCGATGCGCGGGGGCGAGGCCGGGTCGCGTCGTCTGGTGCTGATGCTGGTCGGGGTGGCGGCGGCACTGCTGGCTCTGGAGGGGATCAGCCGCTACGCCAGCTTCATCGCCCCGGTCTTCTTCGCGCTGAACATGGTGATCATCGTCCACCCCCTGCACGCCTGGCTCGTGCGAAGGCTGCGGTGGCCGGTCTGGCTGGCCGCAATCACCGCTCTGGCAGTGGTGCTGATCGCGCTGCTGGCCTTCTTCTACTCCATGGGATGGGCGATCTTCGCGCTGCTGACGGCATTGCCCGGCTACTCCGGAGAGTTCGCCGCGCTGGGCGATGACCTCATGCAGTGGCTCGCGCAGTTCGGCGTGACGACCGAGACCATGGCGGCCAACATCGAAGCCAATGTGCCCGACATCGTGGGCTTCTCGACGGAATGGCTGCTCGATGTGGCCTCGAACGTGTCCGGAGTGGCCACCATGCTGGCGATCGTCATCACCGCGATCTTCTTCCTCACCCTGGACTCCATGACCATCCGCCGGCGGATGGGCGTGATCCTGCTGCAGAAGCCCCTGGTGGGCCGCGCGCTGCTCAGCTTCGCCGCCGGGGTGCGCAGGTATTGGATCGTCACGACGGTCTTCGGGCTGATCGTGGCGCTCATGGACCTGGGCTACCTGTGGGCCCTGGGGATCCCGCTGGCCGGTGTCTGGGCGGTGCTGGCCTTCGTGACGAACTACATCCCCAACATCGGGTTCGTCATCGGCATGATCCCGCCGACCATGATGGGCCTGCTCGAGGGCGGCTGGCTCGATGCGCTGGCCGTGATCCTGGGCTTCAGCGTGATCAACCTGGTCATGCAGTCGTTCATCCAGCCCAAGTTCACCGGCGACGCCGTGGGAGTCACCCCGATGGTCTCGTTCGTCTCCGTGCTGCTGTGGTCGCTCGTGCTCGGCCCGCTGGGGGCGCTGCTCGCCCTGCCGGCCACGCTGCTGGTCAAGGCCCTGCTCGTGGATCCCAACCCAGACGTGCGCTTCGTCAACGCGCTGATCGCCTCCTCGCCGGAGGACGGGCTGTCGTCGGCGGCTGCCGAGCAGGCCCGTGCCTCCCGCGGCGCCCTGGCCCGTTGGATCAGCGGGACCACCCGACGCCGGCGCCGCCCCGCACCGGTGGCGGGTCGCAGCACAGCGGAGGCGAGCGACTCGACGCAGGCCTCGGAGGCGCCCGCAGCCTTGGCAGACGAGCGCTCCTGA
- a CDS encoding cytochrome b5 domain-containing protein codes for MNSQISLQTSPFTAVGDLPLHPLVVHLPVVVLPLTAILLIVAAVVPAVRRRVLGLSVIGAALGLAGVILALISGDAFAQQVGMPQQHADAANRLLAASIALFVLTTAWWISRVLADRKQRAEVEGSGAGALPTVLGALSALTGAAVLIFAVQTGHTGAQAAWSGAMATNDPGGTSAEESSSAATESEAETYTMDEVAEHDGAESCWAAIDGGVYDLSDWIAQHPGGEGAIESLCGSDGTEAFTGQHEGSDRVAEQLAEFRIGELAA; via the coding sequence ATGAACTCGCAGATTTCCCTGCAGACCAGTCCGTTCACCGCCGTAGGCGACCTTCCTCTGCATCCGCTCGTGGTGCATCTTCCGGTCGTGGTGCTGCCGCTGACGGCCATCCTGCTGATCGTCGCGGCGGTGGTGCCAGCCGTGCGCCGACGCGTCCTGGGCCTGTCCGTGATCGGCGCCGCGCTCGGGCTGGCCGGGGTCATCCTGGCCCTGATCTCCGGCGACGCCTTCGCCCAGCAGGTCGGCATGCCGCAGCAGCACGCCGACGCCGCGAACCGCCTGCTCGCGGCCTCGATCGCGCTGTTCGTGCTGACGACGGCCTGGTGGATCAGCCGGGTCCTCGCCGACCGGAAGCAACGCGCCGAGGTCGAGGGCTCGGGCGCAGGTGCGCTGCCGACGGTCCTGGGCGCGCTGAGCGCTCTGACGGGCGCGGCCGTGCTGATCTTCGCCGTGCAGACCGGTCACACGGGCGCCCAGGCCGCGTGGTCAGGGGCCATGGCCACGAACGACCCTGGGGGCACCAGCGCCGAGGAGTCGTCCTCGGCCGCCACCGAGTCCGAGGCTGAGACCTACACGATGGATGAGGTTGCCGAGCACGACGGCGCCGAGTCCTGCTGGGCCGCGATCGACGGCGGCGTCTACGACCTCAGCGACTGGATCGCCCAGCATCCCGGGGGTGAGGGCGCGATCGAGTCGCTGTGCGGGAGCGACGGCACCGAGGCCTTCACCGGCCAGCACGAGGGCAGCGATCGGGTGGCCGAGCAGCTCGCGGAGTTCAGGATCGGCGAGCTCGCCGCCTGA
- a CDS encoding AAA family ATPase: MRIHRIAVDSFKGVRDRTVEFPDTGITVLQGRNESGKSSLIEAFDLLLEIPDSSGAKAVKAADPVGDDLGIAVEAEFTLEGHRLLYRKQWLKAKKTTLRFLEGPRAGDTLSGREAHDTVMALRERSDQTLWSALRMLQGSAAGRERLTDSSALKSALEQASGGSAQSESGSSLLALAQAERERYWTAGGKENASTKAVRDRHREAVADHERADAELASLVEAEERLERDERALTAAQRTLASAEEDAEQARVSAAALTQLQTRREQAAAAAEAASSRTEQRRSDLEQRERLRTRAQEAHQRAAQLRTEAEALQVKLDSAQEAAQQHRTELESARTAEEQARGRVRALRTAQRLVQHRQRHSELAQQLHELEEIAQQLEALGQAPDSPIGAADVERIDAAERALATARAQVAAGSAELTVTALGGPRTVHLGDESIELLDQQAQTRAVTEQIDLELPGQLRVSVVPEKGREDRSRAANDAQEALRQALVRWEVASPQEARDLLREQTEAQRERTALVQRRRSVLAQHDEAELRREHERLASLLADSERPADSDPPAMTGSAQEAADALQEAEEAAEDARSTLETVRDDVSGAEAALSARREELGAARAALDAQAESAQRDEQQLAHEREQIADDAVEASLQEAIDELARAQEQAAQLERQWQDQDGEHKRSQYEARMRRPEALRRVLDQARDQRAQSRGALMALDRDQKQSDFDTALTRRRAVAQELSSHLRRAAAAKLLADTLERFQAEAHRRYTEPFRQQLERLGAHVFGLSFRVEVDEDLEVTRRFMHGTWIDESSLSTGAREQLAVLVRLAVATLVDPVEGVPVIFDDALGHSDPERLASLAAALESAGRRAQVILLTATPERFAAVAGTAEVRIGD, translated from the coding sequence ATGAGGATCCACCGCATCGCCGTCGACAGCTTCAAGGGAGTCCGGGACCGCACGGTCGAGTTCCCGGACACAGGGATCACCGTGCTGCAGGGGCGCAACGAGTCCGGGAAGTCGTCCCTCATCGAGGCCTTCGACCTCCTGCTGGAGATCCCGGACAGCTCCGGGGCCAAGGCCGTCAAGGCGGCGGATCCCGTGGGCGATGACCTGGGGATCGCCGTGGAGGCGGAGTTCACCCTGGAGGGCCACCGCCTGCTGTACCGCAAGCAGTGGCTCAAGGCCAAGAAGACCACCCTGCGCTTCCTCGAGGGACCGCGCGCCGGGGACACGCTCTCGGGGCGGGAGGCCCACGACACCGTCATGGCCCTGCGCGAGCGCTCCGATCAGACGCTGTGGTCGGCGCTGCGCATGCTGCAGGGCTCGGCCGCGGGCCGGGAGAGGCTCACCGACTCCTCGGCGCTGAAGTCCGCCCTGGAGCAGGCCAGCGGAGGCAGCGCCCAGAGCGAGTCCGGTTCGAGCCTGCTCGCTCTGGCCCAGGCCGAGCGCGAGCGGTACTGGACGGCCGGCGGCAAGGAGAACGCCTCCACCAAGGCCGTGCGCGACCGGCACCGTGAGGCCGTGGCCGACCATGAGCGAGCCGACGCCGAGCTCGCGAGCCTCGTGGAAGCCGAAGAGCGCCTGGAGCGGGACGAGCGCGCGCTGACCGCCGCCCAGCGCACCCTCGCGTCAGCGGAGGAGGACGCCGAGCAGGCCAGAGTCTCGGCCGCCGCGCTCACTCAGCTGCAGACCCGCAGGGAGCAGGCCGCAGCGGCGGCGGAGGCGGCTTCATCGCGCACCGAGCAGCGTCGATCCGATCTCGAGCAGCGCGAGCGGCTGCGCACCCGGGCACAGGAGGCTCACCAGCGTGCCGCGCAGCTGCGTACGGAGGCAGAAGCGCTGCAGGTCAAGCTCGACTCCGCGCAGGAAGCAGCGCAGCAGCACCGCACCGAGCTCGAGAGCGCTCGCACTGCGGAGGAGCAGGCCCGGGGCCGAGTCCGCGCGCTGCGCACCGCCCAGCGCCTGGTCCAGCACCGGCAGCGCCACAGCGAGCTGGCACAGCAGCTGCACGAGCTCGAGGAGATCGCCCAGCAGCTCGAGGCGCTGGGTCAGGCCCCTGACTCCCCCATCGGCGCCGCCGACGTCGAGCGGATCGATGCCGCCGAGCGGGCCCTGGCGACCGCTCGAGCGCAGGTCGCAGCCGGTTCCGCCGAGCTGACGGTGACCGCCCTGGGAGGCCCCCGCACGGTGCACCTGGGCGACGAGTCGATCGAGCTGCTCGATCAGCAAGCGCAGACCCGCGCCGTGACCGAGCAGATCGATCTCGAGCTGCCGGGGCAGCTGCGGGTGAGCGTGGTCCCCGAGAAGGGGCGCGAGGACCGCAGCCGGGCCGCGAACGACGCTCAGGAGGCCCTGCGTCAAGCGCTGGTCCGGTGGGAGGTCGCCTCCCCGCAGGAGGCCCGCGATCTGCTGCGCGAGCAGACGGAGGCGCAGCGCGAGCGCACCGCGCTGGTACAGCGCCGCCGCAGCGTGCTCGCCCAGCACGACGAGGCCGAGCTGCGCCGCGAGCACGAGCGGCTTGCCTCCTTGCTGGCCGATTCGGAGCGGCCCGCGGACTCAGATCCTCCGGCCATGACCGGATCGGCGCAGGAAGCCGCAGATGCCCTGCAGGAGGCGGAGGAGGCCGCCGAGGACGCCCGCAGCACGCTGGAGACCGTGCGCGACGACGTCTCCGGCGCAGAAGCGGCCCTGTCAGCCCGGCGGGAGGAGCTGGGTGCCGCGCGGGCCGCGCTGGACGCGCAGGCGGAGTCCGCGCAGCGCGACGAGCAGCAGCTCGCCCACGAGCGCGAGCAGATCGCCGACGACGCCGTGGAGGCCTCGCTTCAGGAGGCCATCGACGAGCTCGCGCGGGCCCAGGAGCAGGCAGCCCAGCTCGAGCGGCAGTGGCAGGACCAGGACGGCGAGCACAAGCGCAGCCAGTACGAGGCGCGCATGCGCCGCCCAGAGGCACTGCGCCGGGTGCTGGATCAGGCCCGCGATCAGCGCGCCCAGTCCCGGGGTGCTCTGATGGCATTGGACCGAGACCAGAAGCAGTCCGATTTCGACACCGCGCTCACCCGGCGCCGCGCGGTCGCTCAGGAGCTGAGCAGCCATCTGCGGCGGGCAGCGGCCGCCAAGCTGCTGGCCGACACCCTGGAGCGCTTCCAGGCGGAGGCGCATCGCCGCTACACGGAGCCGTTCCGCCAGCAGCTGGAGCGGCTGGGGGCCCACGTCTTCGGCTTAAGCTTCCGGGTCGAGGTCGACGAGGATCTGGAGGTCACCCGCCGCTTCATGCACGGGACCTGGATCGACGAGTCGTCGCTGTCCACGGGCGCCCGCGAGCAGCTCGCCGTGCTGGTGCGCCTGGCCGTGGCCACCCTGGTGGATCCGGTGGAGGGAGTGCCGGTGATCTTCGACGATGCCCTTGGCCACTCCGACCCCGAGCGTCTGGCCAGCCTGGCCGCGGCTCTCGAATCGGCCGGACGCCGGGCTCAGGTCATCCTGCTCACCGCCACGCCGGAGCGCTTCGCAGCGGTCGCAGGCACGGCCGAGGTCCGGATCGGCGACTGA
- a CDS encoding metallophosphoesterase — translation MTVRFLHTSDWQLGMTRHYLAGEAQPRFTADRVDTVRTLLALALERECSFVVVAGDVFDHANLSPQDMGRALEAMRCELPVLLLPGNHDPLGTGSLWDSPAVRDGLPDNVVLLRDSDPVQVLDGVQVVGAPWRTRKPDADPVAPALEGLETDGTVRVLVGHGMLEELDPDASSPVTVRRAPLEAALADGRIHYVALGDRHIRWPQDGRGAIQYSGAHETTSFRETGLGLVLEVQIDSQAPAGSQVTVQDHQVGRWRHVVIERELDGPEDLEALAAELDAQTPKERTMVKTALRGALTVGQAAQLEELLESQGARFASLEAWDRHTDIVILPSQEEMQEISLGGFAQQTLEELRERAWQPERERAEDGSPEPIAADELTEQAEQEEMLREPAPPAEHETAQDALRLLVRLSGGQRA, via the coding sequence GTGACCGTTCGTTTCCTGCACACCAGCGACTGGCAGCTGGGCATGACCCGGCACTACCTGGCCGGTGAGGCTCAGCCGCGCTTCACCGCCGACCGGGTGGACACCGTGCGCACCCTCCTGGCGCTGGCCCTGGAGCGCGAATGCTCGTTCGTGGTCGTGGCAGGAGACGTGTTCGACCATGCCAATCTCAGCCCTCAGGACATGGGCCGGGCGCTGGAGGCCATGCGCTGCGAGCTGCCGGTGCTGCTGCTTCCGGGCAACCACGACCCTCTGGGCACGGGCTCGCTGTGGGACTCGCCCGCCGTGCGCGACGGCCTCCCGGACAACGTCGTGCTGCTGCGGGACTCGGATCCCGTCCAGGTGCTCGACGGCGTCCAGGTGGTCGGGGCGCCGTGGCGGACCCGCAAGCCGGACGCGGATCCCGTGGCTCCTGCGCTGGAGGGCCTGGAGACAGATGGGACCGTCCGCGTGCTCGTCGGTCACGGCATGCTGGAGGAGCTGGATCCGGATGCCTCCTCCCCCGTCACCGTCAGGCGGGCACCGCTGGAGGCAGCCTTGGCGGACGGGCGGATCCACTACGTCGCACTGGGCGATCGCCACATCCGCTGGCCGCAGGACGGACGCGGGGCCATCCAGTACTCGGGGGCCCACGAGACCACCAGCTTCCGGGAGACCGGTCTGGGCCTGGTGCTGGAGGTCCAGATCGATTCGCAGGCCCCGGCCGGGTCCCAGGTCACGGTGCAGGACCACCAGGTCGGGCGGTGGCGCCACGTGGTGATCGAGCGCGAGCTCGACGGCCCGGAGGACCTCGAGGCGCTGGCCGCCGAGCTGGATGCTCAGACGCCCAAGGAGCGGACCATGGTCAAGACGGCTCTGCGGGGAGCCCTCACGGTCGGGCAGGCGGCGCAGCTGGAAGAGCTGCTCGAATCCCAGGGGGCGCGCTTCGCGTCGCTGGAGGCCTGGGACCGGCACACGGACATCGTGATCCTGCCCAGCCAGGAGGAGATGCAGGAGATCTCGCTGGGCGGCTTCGCCCAGCAGACCCTCGAGGAGCTTCGGGAGAGGGCCTGGCAGCCCGAGCGGGAGCGCGCTGAGGACGGGTCGCCCGAGCCGATCGCGGCGGATGAGCTCACCGAGCAGGCCGAGCAGGAGGAGATGCTCCGCGAGCCGGCGCCGCCTGCTGAGCACGAGACCGCCCAGGATGCCCTGCGCCTGCTGGTGCGGCTGAGCGGAGGACAGCGCGCATGA
- a CDS encoding lipopolysaccharide assembly protein LapA domain-containing protein codes for MSQNTPPEPTWSPETSPAGVSASEVPGQQPEQPRPAQEPAPAPQQAPRQAPPTDPELDGHSSGPGAGVWAALIVGILVLIVLLIFILQNMEDATIHFMSWTSSMPTGVAMLLAAIAGALVMALVGSVRLFAVNRRVRKLEKERERIKSTLR; via the coding sequence ATGTCGCAGAACACCCCTCCCGAGCCGACCTGGAGCCCGGAGACCAGCCCGGCCGGCGTGTCCGCCTCCGAGGTGCCCGGACAGCAGCCGGAGCAGCCTCGTCCCGCGCAGGAGCCGGCGCCTGCGCCCCAGCAGGCTCCGCGCCAGGCCCCGCCGACCGATCCCGAGCTCGACGGCCACAGCTCCGGCCCGGGCGCCGGCGTGTGGGCCGCGCTGATCGTGGGCATCCTGGTGCTGATCGTCCTGCTGATCTTCATCCTCCAGAACATGGAGGACGCCACGATCCACTTCATGTCCTGGACCTCCTCCATGCCCACCGGCGTGGCCATGCTGCTCGCCGCGATCGCCGGCGCCCTGGTCATGGCCCTGGTCGGCTCGGTGCGACTGTTCGCCGTGAACCGTCGCGTGCGCAAGCTCGAGAAGGAGCGCGAGCGCATCAAGTCCACGCTGCGCTGA